The genome window ACCTGGGCGCCTTCGTACGCGCCCTCGTCCTCGAGGAGCTGGCGGCGGTCGACCCGGGGGCGGCGCTCGCGCTCGATGCGCCCGGCCTCGCGCAGCCGTTGCTCGACGCCGCTGGGCTCGGCGCCGCCGCGGGCCGCGGGGTCGTGATCGAGGACGTCGAGGGCCGCTTCCACGCCCGCGACGGGCGCCTCGCGGGCGAGCACCCCTGGGTGCCGGCCGACGCGATCGCGGTCACGGCCGTCCTGCACCCGGGGTGCGCCTTCGTGGTTTGCGAGGGATGGCGGCTCACGCCGATCGCGGCCTGCGGTCTCGAGGCGGCGGGCGCGTCACGCCTCCTGCTCGACGATGCGCCGATCGCGGCGACGCTCGAGGACCCGCGCGCGCTCGCGCGCGCCCGCGCGGGCATCCGCACCGCCGTCGGCGCGCTCCTCGTCGGTGCCGCGCGCGGCGCGCACGAGTACGCGATGCGCTATGCGACCGAGCGCACCGCCTTCGGGCGGCCGATCGCGCACCATCAGGCGCTCGCCTTCCTGATCGCCGACCTGGCGACCGCGGTCGACGTCGCCCGCCTGGCGGTGTGGCGTGCGGCGGCGGCGCTCGACCGCGGCGAGAGCGGGGAGTGGGAAGCGGCGAGCGCGCTCGCCGAGGCGGCCGAGCAGGCGCTCCTGGTCGGCCCGAGCGCGGTGCAGATCCTGGGCGGCCACGGCTTCATGAAGGACCACCCGGTCGAGAAGTGGATGCGCGACATCCGCACGCTCGCGTCGCTCGCCGGCGGACGGGACGAGGCGGAGCTCGCGGCGGCGGCGCTCGCGCCCGAGCACGAGATGGGCTTCGCGCGCGGGCGATGATCGACCTCTCCATCGGCCGAGACCTCGAGACCTGGCTAGATCAGGTTCGCCGCCTCGGCCGCGACTACCTCCGCCCGCTCGGCATCGAGGCGGACCGGAGGCACGAGCCCGTGCCGCCCGACCATCCCTTCTTCGCGCTGGCGTGGCGGATGGGCCTCGGGCAGCCCCTCGGGGTCGAGGAGCGCTCCGCGAGCGGCCCCCGCAATGGGGCTCGCCGCGGCGTCGTCGTCGCCGAGGAGATGTCGTACTGGGACCGCGGCATGTCGGTCGCGATGCCGGGGCTCGGCCTGGGCGGCCCGCCGCTCCTCACCATGGGCACCCCCGAGCAGAAGGAGCGCTTCCTCGCCCCGTTCCGCGACCGCGAGCAGCCGCACTGGGCCGCCTTCGGCATGACGGAGCCCGGCGCGGGCAGCGACGTCGCCGCCATCCAGACGACGGCGCGGCGCGACGGGGACGGCTGGGTGCTGAACGGCGCCAAGACCTTCATCTCGAACTCGATGCGCGCCGACTGGATCGTGGTGTGGGCGACGGTCGATCGGGCGGCCGGGCGCGCCGGGCACCGGGCCTTCATCGTCGAGCGCGGCACGCCCGGGCTCGAGGACATGCGCTACGAGCACAAGATGGGGCTGATCGCCTACGAGAGCTCCTCCTTCACGCTGCGCGACTGCCGCGTGCCGGTGGCGAACCTCCTCGGCGGCGAGCGCTACTACGCCGAGCGCGCCGGGTTCAAGGGCGCGATGAAGAGCTTCAACGCGACCCGCCCCGCGATCGCGGCGATGGCGGTCGGCATCGCGCGGGCGGCGTACGACGCGGCCCGCGACTTCGCGCGCGCGCACTACGCGCTCGACCGGCCCACCCCGCGCTACCAGCGCGTGCGCGAGAAGCTCGCGCGCATGGCGCGGAAGATCGAGGGGGGCCGTCTCCTCTGCTGGCGCGCCGCGTACCTGGCCGACGTCGAGCAGCCGAACGAGATCGAGGCCTCGATGGCGAAGGCGTTCGCGGCCGGCATGGCGCAGGAGGCGACGGGCCTCGCGGTCGAGATCCTGGGCGACGCGGGCGTCACCGCCGACGCCTACGTCGAGAAGCTCTACCGCGACGTGAAGGCGATGGACATCGTGGAGGGCACGGGGCAGATCCAGCGCCTCGTGATCGCGCGGCGGCTGGTGGGGCTGCCGGGGTGAAGGTCTCCCTCTTCTACCTCCCCTCCATCGGCAGCCGCGCCGAGATCGAGCGCGGCCTGGCGGGGCTCCGGCGCGACCTCTACCAGCGCATGCTGGCCGAGCTGTCCGCCCAGGCACAGCTCGCCGACGCCCTCGGCTACGACTCGATCAGCTTCACCGAGCACCACTTCCACGTCGAGGGCTTCGAGCTCTCGAACAACCCCGTGCTGCTCGACCTCTTCGTCGGGATGCAGACCAGGCGCATCCGGGTCGGCCAGCTGGGCATCGTGCTGCCCGCCGAGAACCCGATCCGCGTCGCCGAGAACGTCGCCATGCTCGACCACATGACGGGCGGGCGCGCCAACGCCGGCTTCGCGCGCGGTTACCAGCGC of Deltaproteobacteria bacterium contains these proteins:
- a CDS encoding acyl-CoA dehydrogenase translates to MFTLALSDEERLIQETARRFARDRLLPGLRAHERARGVPPEVVREFAGLGLAGGEDLGAFVRALVLEELAAVDPGAALALDAPGLAQPLLDAAGLGAAAGRGVVIEDVEGRFHARDGRLAGEHPWVPADAIAVTAVLHPGCAFVVCEGWRLTPIAACGLEAAGASRLLLDDAPIAATLEDPRALARARAGIRTAVGALLVGAARGAHEYAMRYATERTAFGRPIAHHQALAFLIADLATAVDVARLAVWRAAAALDRGESGEWEAASALAEAAEQALLVGPSAVQILGGHGFMKDHPVEKWMRDIRTLASLAGGRDEAELAAAALAPEHEMGFARGR
- a CDS encoding acyl-CoA dehydrogenase codes for the protein MIDLSIGRDLETWLDQVRRLGRDYLRPLGIEADRRHEPVPPDHPFFALAWRMGLGQPLGVEERSASGPRNGARRGVVVAEEMSYWDRGMSVAMPGLGLGGPPLLTMGTPEQKERFLAPFRDREQPHWAAFGMTEPGAGSDVAAIQTTARRDGDGWVLNGAKTFISNSMRADWIVVWATVDRAAGRAGHRAFIVERGTPGLEDMRYEHKMGLIAYESSSFTLRDCRVPVANLLGGERYYAERAGFKGAMKSFNATRPAIAAMAVGIARAAYDAARDFARAHYALDRPTPRYQRVREKLARMARKIEGGRLLCWRAAYLADVEQPNEIEASMAKAFAAGMAQEATGLAVEILGDAGVTADAYVEKLYRDVKAMDIVEGTGQIQRLVIARRLVGLPG